Part of the Pseudodesulfovibrio mercurii genome is shown below.
GAACAATCCCACTTTTAACTTTGCCTAAGCTCTCGTCTTCCACCTCGCCGACTTCTTCCTTCAGAAGCCGCTTCAGAATTACCCCCGGCGCATCATACTTGACCTCCTCAAACACCTCCTTCTTGTACCGCGACATAGAAAGGTCATAGCCGTTCTTTTCGTCTGCGATTTCAGCTCGCGGCACCATAAACCATTTCGCGGTGCGATCTATATCCTTCTCCGTATTCCGCTCATGGAACCGGGCGACGATATCCAGCAAATCCCCATATCCTTCCTGTTTGCTGCGCTTGTCGTCCAGGGAGTAGCCGTCGGCCTGCATCTCGTAGAACCAGACATGCTCCGTGGCCGCTTGCGTCACTTTTTCTTTCGGCCCCCATACCTTGGTAAAAAGCAGGATTGCGGTGCTGACCCCGGCATAGGGCTTGAACACGCCGCTTGGCATAGTGATCACAGCCTTGAGGTCGCAACGGTCCACCAATATCTCGCGCAGGGCCTTGAAGGCCTTGCCCGAGCCGAACAACACCCCCTGCGGAACGATGACGCAGGCAGTGCCACCTTTTTTCAGCAGACGATAAAAATTATCGACAAAAAGCAACTCGGTCTTGGTGGTGGCTACCGTGAGGTTCTCGTTAATATCGCCCTTGTCGATGCTGCCGGTAAAGGGCGGGTTGGCCATGACGATGTCGTATTCACCCTCCTCAAGATAGCTCTTAGAGAGGGTGTCCTTGTAGTCGATGTTCGGCTCGTCGATGCCGTGCATCATCAGGTTCATTAGTCCCAGGCGCACCATGGTGACATCAATGTCGTAGCCGAAGAGCGAAGCTTGCAGGATGGCCTGAGCCTTTTCGGTGAGCCCCGCAGCCACCGAGGTACGGACAAAACCGTCTTCGTCGGGCTGTAGATCCTTGGCCCCGGCCTTTTTCGCCAACTCCGTGACGATGTACTGGTAGGCCCCAAGCAGGAAGCCGCCGGAACCGCAGGCCGGATCGGCGATGCGATGGCCCAGTTGCGGACGCACCAAATCGGCCATCAGCTTGATGATGTGGCGTGGAGTGCGGAACTGGCCGTTTTTGCCCGCCGTGGCGATCTCGGAGAGAAGCATTTCGTAGACATCGCCCTGGATGTCCTGAAAGGCTTGGCCCTTCTCCTGCGAATCCTTCTCCATGATCTCGAAGATCTCGTCGATGGTCTTCACCGCCTCTACCAACAGGGCAGGCTTGGGGATGATGAAGACAGCATTTTCCATGTGGCGGGTGAAGTTGGACGTTGCCCCGTTCATATCCTTAAGAAAAAGAAAGACCCTGGTCTGGACGTGCTGGAGCATCTCCTCGGCCTGCATATGTTTGAACTCGCGCCAGCGCAGGGTGTGCCTATCGACAGCGTACTTATCTTCGTCTTCTTTGCCTCGGAATTCAGGAGGAATCCACAACCCCTCAAATTTCGATGTATAGGGTTCGCCGGTCCATTCAGCATCAGCCTGTTTCTTCTGGTCCAAGTCGTCGAGGCGCTTCATGAATAGAAGGTAGGTGATCTGCTCAATGGCGGTGAGCGGGTTAGAAATGCCGCCAGCCCAAAACTTGTTCCAGAGCTGGCTGATCTTGCTTTTGAGTTCGGGATTATTTTGAAGCACGTAATGATTCCTTATGGGCTATCGCTTTTCCTAGGCCGCCAAACGTTCGGTTAGTTGCAGTATTTCGTTAATTTCTGCCGGACCAAAGACACCTCGAATACCTTGCGGATGGATCACCGTAAAGGGAGCATTGATGAGGTCTCTTTTTTCGACCTTCTCGCGTTCGATGATGAACCCCTTAAGCAGATTCAGGAATTCCAACTGGCGGCTGGAAAGGTTGCTGTGCTGACCGATGAACTGATCAAACGCCTCGCTAACCGTCTCGGGGAAGCTTCTGAGAACCTCTATCCCAAGAATATGGCGAATGAACTGGATGAAATGTGCTTTGCGATTCTTGTAGACCTGGCGCAGGAGGTCTTCGGTGATGTGCGGATGTTCGGCATGGAGCATTTCTGCCAAATCGGCAGCCTCTGCCGAAGAAACATTTTCGCCGTTTTTGATTTTTTGCAGGACGGGATTATGGTCAGTAAGTTCGGCAATCATCGTCTCGACCATTTCGCGGTAGCGGCTGATGCTGACCGATTCGTGCTGCGGGCCGAACTCTACCCGTTCTTTGTTGTGTAGCACGTCGGTTAGGTCGAGGTGCACAGGGCCCGGGCCAGTCTGCAACTCGCGAAACTTCATCAACGGGCCGAGGCGGGTGTTCAATTCGTCAAGAGCATCCTCCAGTGCGTTGACATCACTTACGGACCAATAATGGTTTGTCTGGGCAGCGCGAATCAACTGTTCTTCTGCTTTAACGAAGTTGACGGAAAGCGGCAGTTCGCTGATCTGCTCGATAAGCCCCTCCTTGAGGGTTTCAGCCTTTTCCTTTTCGTTGCTGAGCCTTGCGAGTGAATATTCTAGAACATCCCGCTCAAAGCGCATGGCCTTAAAGTCAGCCTCGGAAACGGTGCGGAAGAGCGGCTTGATCTCGGAGCGCAGGAATTCCAATCTCTGGCGGCTTAGCGTTATCCAGAAGTTCCCTTCATACACCCTGCCCAGACAGGCCGCCGCCTCCTTGATGACTACTGAATTTTGCGGCAACTGGCTGATTTGAAAACGCAGCTTGTCTATTTCGCGCTTGGCGATCTGTTCCTGTGCCAGGTCGAGGGCTTTTTCAATCTTATCAAGGCGCAACCCGACAAGCCGCACAGGCAGGGGCAGTTGAGGCTTGAGCTCCTTGCCCTTTGGCTGCAATTTGAAATATTCAAAGTTGTCCCAGCAGTCGAGAATTAGGAATACATCCTTTTCTAGGCACCAGGGCTTAGGTTTGCTGGTTTCCAGGAGACGGGTGCCACGCCCGATCATCTGCCAAAACTTGGTGTAGGAGTACACTGGCTTGGCAAAGACAAGATTGACTATTTCGCGAACGTCAATACCGGTGTCCAACATATCGACGCTGATGGCGACCCGAGGCATGTCGCTGTTGGTGAATTGATCAAGCAGTCCGCCCTTGCCGTAGACACGGGGGTCATCGGAAACCAGAACCTTGGCCAACTCGCCTTTGTGCTCGGGGTAAAGCTTGTCGAAAATTTCTTCCATCCGTCGGGCATGGGCCTTGGAAGAGCAAAAGAAGATGGTCTTGCCGGGCAGCACACCGTTGTGGTCTTTGATGCACTCCTCCATGAATTCCCTGACAATTAGGGTGTTGGTCCCTTTGTTGATCACCTGCTTTTCCAGCTGTGATCCCTCGAAGTTGATCTCTTCGACTTCCTTCCCCTCCAGAAGCAGCTTTCTTTGATCCTCCAGCGAGATTGTGCGCTTACTGATGCCTTCCATCTGGAAGCGGGTCTGGATTTTCATTACCTGAAAGCTGCTCAGATAGGGCGGCACGCTGTTAACCGCCTCTTCAAAAGTGTAGGCAAAAGTGGGGAGGCCCTCTTCGCAATGGAAGAGCTGAAAGGTGTTGTGGTCAATGATGTCTGTGGGCGTGGCCGTCAGGCCCAGGGTGATTGTCTTGAAGAAGTCCAACACCTCTTTATAGGTGTTGTAAATGGAGCGGTGGCTTTCATCGACCACTATGAAATCAAAGAAGTGCGGTGATAGGTTCTGCGACTCGTCCCGAATAATGTTGAGCATGGTGGGGTAGGTCGAAATGTAGATACGGCGGTCTTTGGCGAGGAGCTTTTCGCCTACGTTGGGCCAGCGCGGCTCGTTGGGCAGGTGTTCCTTAAAAGCGGCCAACGCCTGCTCACGCAATGCGGTACGGTCAACCAAGAACAACACTCTTTCAGCGTGCCCGGCCCGCATCAGGGCATCAATCGTCGCTATGCAGGTTCGAGTCTTGCCGGTACCGGTCGCCATAACTAGCAAAAAGTCACGTTTTTTTTGTTCGATGCCTTCAAGAACGGCACGTATGGCCCGGATTTGATAATCTCGTCCGGCAATGGCGGTATTGATGAGTTCTTGGGTCAGCGGCTTACGATTACGACGGATGTACTGAAACCGCTCCAAATCATCTCGCGTTGGAAAGCCTACAACCTTGCGAGGTGGATAGTTGTCCAGATCCCAAAAATAGATGTCATGCCCGTTAGTGTAGAAACAGAATGGGAGTTCTCCACCCAGTTGCTTTTGGATATTAATGCAATATTGCTTAGCCTGCTCTCGACCTATTGCTGCATCTTTGCTGGATTTCTTGGCCTCAACAACCGCCATGGGTTTGCGGTCTTTGCCAAGCAAGACATAGTCGCTGAACTGGTGACCTTCATAGAGTGTACGAGGCTCAGCGACACCTTCTGGAAGAGAGGTTAAAATATCAAATTCTTCTATTACCTGACCTGGATCTTTGACATTCCAGCCAGCGTCAGCCAAACGATTGTCAATCAGCTCCGAACGAGTTTGGGCCTCAGTCTTGGTCATGTCTCAACTGTTCCTGTGTGTTTAACCCTTGTCCGAGGGCTTCAAATCGAAAATGAATCTATGATTCTTATTCAACTATTGGTAATCATATAACAGGAGGCCCCTCCAGAGAAAAGTTAAAAGACATCATTCAACAAGGAATACACAGTCCCTTGTTTTCATAAAAACACATGTTCTAACTCTATCCCCAAAAGCCACTTCTCGGTTGATATGAGCGGCTCTAATTTCTGTCTATCTTTGACAACTTCACGTGTCGCCCAAGTGTCATTTTCAGCGGCAACTATGGTTTTTGTGGTAAATATGGCGTTTTCAACCCATTGAAATAACATAGGTAAGCGACCTTCCGGTTGATTGTTTACGGCCTTTCACGCCGTTAACAGGGGTTCAAATCCCCTTGGGGACGCCAAGGAAACACAAGGCCTTACGCAGATTGCGTAAGGCCTTTTCCATTTCACGCGGCACCCGCGAGCGTCATTGCTCCTGGATCAGTTTCCGACCGCATCGGCCAGGGCCGCATCCGGGGCTTCCACGGCGCCGGTGGTCTTCTTCGTCCGATGTAGCGCTGGGTCGTGGCGATGGACTTGTGCCTGAGCAAGTGCTTCACTTCCATGATGGTCGCACCGTTGTCGATGGCCACTCGGGCCGCCAGATGACGGATGCCATGAAAGCCGAACGGCTTCACCCCTGCTTCGGCGCACAACCGCTTCAACCACCGGTTGTTCGGGTCCAGAAGACCGTTGAACCGGCTGCCGAAGACCAGATCCTCGGCGCCGGACACCAGCTTCCATTCGGCCAGCTTGGCTCGAAGCCCTGCGGACATGGGGAGCTCATCGAATTCCGCGTTTCCGCTTCGACGCTTCCGTGTCCAGTAGCCGACAAGCCCTAATCCGAAGTCGACCTCGCTCCACTTGAGCTTCCAGAGCTCGCTCCTGCGCGGCGCGGTATGGAAGGCCAGCAACAGCAGTTGCCGACGACGAGGCCCGGCCAGGTCCAGCACCTTGCGGAAATCGTCCAGCGGCGGGACATAGCGCGGGTGGCGATCCTCGGGGAACCTGTCCACATGCTGAAAGGGATTGTCCCGGTGCGGGACTCCCAGCCAACCCTTCAGTTTAAGCACGCCGGTATCTTTGAGAGCAAGGAACCGGAAACGGATATTTTTGTTTTTTTACAAGTATTGCTCCTGCCCAGTGAAAGTCCTCCCCGCCCATCGGTTTGAACCGATGGGCGGGGAGGACGGTTCCATGGGTGAGAGAAATCGCCCAGGCGATCTCTCTCACCCATGGAACCTCACGCCCAAAAGGAAACCCCGCCGAAGCGGGGTCCTGTCACTGACAGCTGCCAAGGTAGGCATCGGACACATCCCGCCTTCCTCCGGAATGTCCTGCGGTCACTTCGATTTCGTCACGGGCTTCGGCGTCAAGCCGATGCCATTCATCCCCTGCCACGTCATAGGCCGTTTGTTGGAAGACTTTTACTGAAGGGTGCTGATTGGGCGGCTGAAAGCCCGTGTGCTCAACGTACAGGCGGTGAAACCGTTCATGACGGTTGCTGTGCAGTGTCCACCCACTTTCCTTCTTGGTGAACCCGCAAAGCCTGGCCGCGTACGAAAGCTTTTCCTGCCACTTGTCGCCCATCCCTTCAGGCATGAGATTATGTACCCCCGGTCTGTTGGATTGGCTGATATATGGCAACGCCCGTTCCAGAGCGTCCTGCTGCTTGTCGGACAGATTGGCCAGCGTCCTGGGCCGTCCCCCCTTCGTCCCATACTGGACGAGCAGGCTGCGGCCTTCCCTGTTCCAGTCCGTGTCCAGATCGACTTTGGCCGATTCTTCTCGGCGAACGCCCAGTTCCCATTGCAGGCGGATTTGGGCGGCACACCGGGGACCGTATTCATGGGCAAGCTCTTTTCCCAGCTTGTCGATTGCCCCCTGCACGAAGGCGGGGGCAACCGCTTTGCTGTTGGCGTTGGCAATGCTGCCCGGCCGAACGTCGAACACGTCATTGGTCGGGCTGATGCCGGTATTCCCATAGGCCTTGCAAAGGTCACGGGCCGCCGAAAAGATTTCGGCGATGCGCCCGTCACCCTTGCCTTCTTCCTGCATTTGCCGGGCAACAGCCGAAAAATGCTTGTTCGTAACATTGGTCCATTTGCGAACCCCGAACCCTGCACGGCGAAGCCGCTTGGCAAAAGCTCGGGCATTCTGACGGACCCTGTTCTGCTTCGAGCGCGGGCCGGACAGGGTTGCCCTGTTCGCGCCCAGTACCAGACTGATGGATTTCATGTGAATCTCCTTCCTGAAATTCGGGGCAGCGCCCCGGGACAAAGCTGGTCGGACTTTTCCCGTTTGCCGGAAAATGATCTGCCCATGACGCGAATACGCCACACAACAACCGACACGGGAAAAATCAATGTCCGTTTCCCACAGAAGGAAAAATTCTGAGAATCCATTCAATAAGGGGTGCTACCACGCAGGCTCGTTCATCCTGCGCATAAAGCGGTGGTCGTGGGGGAATTTCGACAACGGCAGATTTCTAGATACCTGTCGTTTGTCCGGCGAGGGTGCTGTGTTCCAGCCTGGCGTTTGGATGTAAAAGCGGGCCGTTTGGAAATAAACGGCAGAGAAGTATTTGGTGTTACGGAATGTTAGTGCCAACATAAGCGTTCATAAGTTTTAACGAAGTCTAAACTGATAAACGCGCCTTGGATGCGTTTTACCTCCTTCCGGTTACTCAACCTGACTGGTTATGCCCTGTCGTATCATCTCGGGAAATCGCCGCGCAAGCTCCGGCGGCACGGATTCTTCACCTCCCGCCGTTTTCCCTGCGAGCGTGACGCAAGCAGCCGTCAAGGCAAGGCCAAGCCCTTCGGGCGGACGCTTCGCGGTCCGGCCTGGCCCCGACGACTTTGCTTGCGTCGTCATCCGCGCAGGCGACGGCGAGAGGGATGGCGGCTTCGACTCCGGCTCAAGGGATGGGGAGCGCATTGGGTGCCATCGCTAATTCCAAGCCCACTTTATTTTTTCCATCGAACTGTCCGAACACCCAGTCCGATCTCTTATGTGCAAAATGATTTTTGAAATTTGTACGAATGCGCTAGATTGACAAAACAATATTAATACTGCCCTCTTTCACTTCTTACGAAGACGACAGAGGGTTCCCCCCTTGGGGAATCCCCGTCGTCAAATAGAAACGGATAGCTGACGCGGGAGGCCGGGCCTGATGGGAAATGAAGGCATGGAAGATCCAAGCAAGCAGTTCGACGGAGTACAGGCCGTGGATAGCATCTCGTTTGCCGCGGAGCGGGGGGGGCTATCCGAGCTCGGACCATTCCAGGCAAGCCTCAACAACACCGGGAGACGGTGGGTTGCCTGATCGATCGCAATCGCAACTCCCGGACGAGGCCCTGTTGGAAGCCTCGGGAAACGGGGACCGACAGGCCTTCGGCGAACTGGTCCGGCGGCACCAGTCCTGGGCCTGGGGTGTGGCCTATCGTTTCCTTGGCTCCAAGGACGAGGCCGAGGACATTGTCCAGGCCGCCTTCATCAAGCTGCTTGCCGCATCACACCGCTATCGCCGAACCGCTCGTTTCAAGACGTTTTTCCACGTCATCATATCCCGGCTCTGTCTGGATCATGCCAAGAAGAAAAAGCCCGGACCGTCGGATGATTATCTGGAATTGGCCGATCCATCCCCCGGACAGGAGGAGGCGCTGATGGCGAGCCAGGACGCGACGCGCGTGCGCCTGGCATTGGATACCCTCCCCCCCAAACAACGCATGGCCTTGGTACTGCGTTATTATGAAGGACTCGGCTACGATGAAATGGCCACCGTGCTCGAAACGTCGCGCAAGGGAGTCGAGCGGCTACTGTCAAGGGGACGCGAGGCATTGCGCACGGAATTGGCATCGCGTTGAACTTTTTTTGTTCGAAGGCGGGGGTTTTCCCTACTTGAGTCGTTTAATGATAACGAGGTCAGCAAACATGCATTGCCGAAATTGCCATACACGTCTTTCCGCCTACCTGGACGGCGAACTGCCCGAACGGGAACTGCGGGAGATGAAACGCCATCTCGATGGGTGCGCGGCCTGCCGCGCGCGCCTTGCCGAGCTGGAGGCTCTGGAAGCACCTCTTGCCTCCCTGGACACTCCGGCGATGCCGGGCGATCTGGAATTCCGGATCATGGCCCGGGCTTCACGAGAGTATTTCGATTCCCCGGCCAAAAGCCGCTTCCGGGAGATTGTCCGCAGAGGGCTGGGGATGACGGTCACGGCATCCGCCCTTGCCGTCGGCCTGCTTCTGGGAGGTTTGCTCGGGTGGAACAGCCATGGCGGATCTATCTCTGAACGGGCCATGATGCGGACCGAGAATGTAGTCTTCGCGTCCCTGAGTGCGGCTCCCGGCGGGTCTATCGAGGCCGCGGTGCTAGCCGGATTCGACGGCGGGGGGAGGTTGTAGTCATGCATTATCTGAAGCGGTCGTTGCTGGCCCTGTCGCTGGGATTGAACATCGCCTTTGTCCTGTTCTGGGGCATGCAGTATTTCCCCGGACAAAATTCGACTCCGTTGGAGGCTTCCCGTCCTTCAGGAGACCGATTTTTTGCGGCGCGGTATGAAGGCGTGCAGGTGACTCCCGAACAATGGAAAAAACTGGAGCCCTATGCCCTGGCCTTCAAGACCAACGCGGACCGTATCCGCCGGGAAACGATGCAACTGAGAACGCGAATGCTGGAGTTGCTGGCCGAACCCGTTGCCGACGAAAAAGCGATCCGGGCCATTCAGCAAAAGATTCTTATGAATCAGGGTGGAATGAAAGACGAGGTGCTTCGCCTTCTGCTCCACGAAAAGGCCGTGTTGCGGCCGGATCAGTTTTCAGGGCTGATACAGGCGATTCAGAATTACGGCGGCCGTGGGCCAGGATTTGGGGCAATGGCCGGGGGAAATCCGGGTTGGAATTAATTGCACGGCCGGGAAAACCCCAGGCCATGCGGACAGGAGAAAACCATGTCGCTGATCGAACTGAACGGCATTTCGAAAAAATATCTGACAGGGCAGGTCGAAACCGAAGCCTTGAAACAGATCACCGTCTCCATCGAAAAAGGAAAACTCGTAACGTTCGTGGGACCTTCGGGAAGCGGCAAGACAACACTGCTCAACATCATCGGCTGCATGGACAAGCCATCGTCCGGAGAGGTCCGGGTGACCGGCACCAGGGTGGATACCCTGGGGAAAAAGGAAGCAGCCCATTTTCGCGGCAAGCATCTCGGCTTCATCTTCCAGTCATTCAATCTTATCCCGGTCCTGAGCGTGTACGAGAACATAGAATATCCCCTGCTCATGATCACCCGGACTCCCGCGGTCGAGCGGCGGGAACGCGTGATGGCCGTGCTGGAGGCCGTCGGCATGACCGACCAGAAGGACAAGCGACCGGACCAGATTTCGGGCGGCCAGAAACAGCGCGTGGCCGTGGCCCGGGCGCTGGTGACCAACCCGGAGGTTGTGCTGGCGGATGAGCCAACCGCCAACCTCGACCATGACACGGCCCACAAGATCATCGATCTGATGAAAAAGATGCGGGACACCTATGGGACCACCTTCGTCTTCTCCACCCACGACCCGCGTATCGTCGAACACGCCGACGTGGTGCACGGCATCGAGGACGGCAAACTGCTGAACGGGAATCCCCTCATTCAGGGAGGCAAGGACCATGCTTAACATCTTCAAGATCGCCCTGCGCAACCTGGCGCGCTACAAACGGCGCACGGCCCTCACTTCCCTGCTCATCGTCATCGGCGTGTGCATGGTGGTCATGTTCTCGGGCCTCGCCGGGTCATTCAAGTCCATGATGATCGGTATCATCACGGATTCGAGCATCGGCCACCTGCAGATCCACCGCAAGGGCTACTTTTCGTCCATCGACACCATGCCCCTCAATCTGAACATGAAGGGACAGGGATACAAAAAAATTGCGGAAACCCTCGATGCCACTCCCGGCGTGGAGGCGTATGCACCGAGGCTGAAGCTCGGTGCGGTCCTCAGCAACTACATGGAAAGTACCAACGTCAGACTTTCGGCCATCGACCCGAAACGGGAAACGGCCGTCTGCACATCCCTGGCGGGCAGGATGAAGCAGGGCGCCCCCGGTCCCGGCGAGGATCTGCTCAAGAAGGGCCAGGTCGTGGTTCCCGAAAAGGTGGCCAAGAGCCTGGGGATGAAGCCCGGCGACTCCGTGGTGCTGGTCGCCACCAACAAGGACGGTTCCGTCAACGGCATGGAATTTCAGATTTCCGGGATCATCGAGGACATCATGGGACCGGGCGGCAAGGACGCCTACATGCACATCGAAGACGCCCGCAGCCTACTCCGCACCGAACCGGGCGAAGTTACGGAAATCGTGGTCAGGGTGTCCGACTTCAACAAGCTGAAGCCCGTCGCGGCGTCGCTCGCGGCAACGCTCGGACAGGTCAAGAACAAGAAGGGACAGCCCGCCTTTGAACTGCACACCTGGGACAAGCTGTCGCCGTTCTCCAACATAGCGAACATGATCGACCTGATGCTGGTCACGGTGAAGATCGTCATGGTCGCCATCGTCCTCATCAGCGTGCTCAACGTGATGCTGATGTCGGTCTTCGAGCGCGTACGGGAAATCGGGACCATCGCGGCCATGGGCACGTCCCCCGGAACGATCATGTCGCTTTTCGTGGCCGAAGGCGTGCTCCTCGGCATACTGGGGACGGTACTCGGCCTGATCCTGGGCGTGGGGGGATTGCTGGCCTTCAAGGCGGCGGGAGTGGCCTTCTCCTTCGGGCGAATGGACAACCTGATCGTGCGCCCGGACATCAACCCCAGTGAAATGCTCTTCCTGTCGGCCATCGTCCTGGTGGCATCCGCCCTGGCCGCGCTGCAACCCGCGTGGAAGGCGAGCCGGATGGAACCCGTCGATGCGCTCGGCCACGTATAACCCCATGAGGACAAATGCGATGCATAACGTAAGACATATTCTCATCCTGGTCGCCTTCAGCCTCCTCCTTGGCTGCGGCCAGGTGTTCGCCATGGATGCCGGGGAAGTGCTGCTGGCAGTGGACCGCAACCTTGCCCCGGTCAGCTACGAATCCTACCGCAAGCTCATCAACATCGAGCCGGACGGGAGCAAGCGGGAATACGTCCTGTACACCATCAAGAAAGGGCAGGACATGGTGGCCTCCGTCTTCCTGGAGCCTTCCAGCGAAAAGGGCCGTGCGACCCTGCGCCTGGGCGACAACATGTGGCTCCACATTCCGAGCGTGGCCAAGCCGGTCAGGATAACCAGCCTGCAATCGGTAACGGGCGGCATCTTCAATAACGCCGACATCATGCGGCTCGACTACAGCGTCGAATATGCGCCGGAGTCCATGGAAGAAAGCGGCGACGCCTACGTTCTCCGCCTCAAGGCGAAGACCAACGACGTGGCCTATGACAGGCTGGAGATGCTGGTGGCGAAGGACCAACTGGTCCCGACGGAAATCAAGTGTCTCGCGGCGTCCGGAATGCTCATCAAGACACTGCATTTCAAGAAGATGACAGACTTCGGCGACGGATTCATCCGTCCGGCCATTGTCGAGACGGACAGCCCGCTTCACAAGGGGTACCTCTCGGTGATGATTTTCGCCCGGATGAAGGCCAGGGACTTTTCGGATGAAGTCTTTACCCTCAACTACCTGCCGCGGATAGAAACCCTCCGTCAGTGATTGCGGGAAAGGGAATGACGAAAGCCGGCGTCCAGCTCGGACTGTTCTTCTGCATGGCGCTTATCCTGGTTGCCTCGGCTTCGGCCCTGGCCCAGGATGAGCCCCTGTATGATGCGGACTTCGACATTCCTACGGCGGAGGAAAAGCACTTCGAGTTCTGGGGCCAGGCCGAATTCCGAATGTACGAACGGCTCCTGAACAGGGACTCTGCGGTCTACGAGCAACGCTTCTACAACTCCCGGCAGGATGAACTCCAAGCGGACCTGTTGCTCCAGATCAAGCCCGAAATGTCCCTGAAATACGAGAAGTTCGGATTCTATGCCCGTCCACGTGCCGACGTCGGGTGGAGCCAGTTGCCCCTGTCGGCCTCCAGTG
Proteins encoded:
- a CDS encoding ABC transporter permease codes for the protein MLNIFKIALRNLARYKRRTALTSLLIVIGVCMVVMFSGLAGSFKSMMIGIITDSSIGHLQIHRKGYFSSIDTMPLNLNMKGQGYKKIAETLDATPGVEAYAPRLKLGAVLSNYMESTNVRLSAIDPKRETAVCTSLAGRMKQGAPGPGEDLLKKGQVVVPEKVAKSLGMKPGDSVVLVATNKDGSVNGMEFQISGIIEDIMGPGGKDAYMHIEDARSLLRTEPGEVTEIVVRVSDFNKLKPVAASLAATLGQVKNKKGQPAFELHTWDKLSPFSNIANMIDLMLVTVKIVMVAIVLISVLNVMLMSVFERVREIGTIAAMGTSPGTIMSLFVAEGVLLGILGTVLGLILGVGGLLAFKAAGVAFSFGRMDNLIVRPDINPSEMLFLSAIVLVASALAALQPAWKASRMEPVDALGHV
- a CDS encoding outer membrane lipoprotein-sorting protein — translated: MHNVRHILILVAFSLLLGCGQVFAMDAGEVLLAVDRNLAPVSYESYRKLINIEPDGSKREYVLYTIKKGQDMVASVFLEPSSEKGRATLRLGDNMWLHIPSVAKPVRITSLQSVTGGIFNNADIMRLDYSVEYAPESMEESGDAYVLRLKAKTNDVAYDRLEMLVAKDQLVPTEIKCLAASGMLIKTLHFKKMTDFGDGFIRPAIVETDSPLHKGYLSVMIFARMKARDFSDEVFTLNYLPRIETLRQ